The DNA region TAAGGATGTTTATTGCGAAAAGCCCTTAGGAAAATCGATAGATGAAGGCAGGGCGATGCTCGAATGTGCAAAGAAGAACAATCGAATTATTCAAATGGGAACTCAATGGCGAAGTGGTACACACTATAAAGAAGCAATAGATTTTGTGCAATCTGGCAAATTGGGGAAAATACGACTGGTTCGTGCTTGGGCATACTTAGATTGGGTCGGTGGTATTGGTAACCCCCCAGATAGCGACCCGCCAGCAGGCGTCGATTACGATATGTGGTTAGGACCTGCCCCAAAACGCCCATTTAATAAAAATCGTTTTCACTTCAATTTCCGCTGGTTCTGGGATTATGCTGGTGGACTAATGACCGATTGGGGGGTTCATCTCCTTAATATATGCTTATGGGGAATGGGATTGGAAACTCCAAAGCGAGTCAGTTCTATGGGTGGAAAATTAGTTGTTGACGATAATACAGAGACACCTGATACTCAGGTAGCCGTGTATGAGTTTCCCAATTATACCCTTGTTTTTGAACATCAAATGCTCGGCGGTATCGGTCCTAACGGCAAACCTCATGGAATGCTTTTCTGCGGTTCTGAGGGAACATTAGTAATTGACGACAGCGGCTGGGAACTTATTCCAGAACCGAAGAAGAAAACATTAGAAAAAATGGTGGGCGAACCTGGCAAGGATGCAAGACCTGCCCATGTCCGTAATTTCCTTGACTGTGTTAAAAGTCGTGAACAACCAATTGAAAATATCGAATTAGCACACCATGTATCAACAGTTGCCCATCTCGGTAACCTCGCATTTCGAACACAGGCAGAAGTACACTGGGACCCTGTGGCTGAAAAGGTTACAAACAATCCAAAGGCTGATGCTTTGGTAGGTTGTGAATACCATAATGGCTGGAAATTACCTTATAGCCGAAGAGCTTAATTTATTATCACTACATACCTTCTCCATCCCTAAAAATAAAAGAGAAGTTTTTACGCTGTGGATTTATGTCTTTTCCTACGTTTATTAGGAGAAGATAATTCTGATAAGGTGCCTTGCTTTTCACGCTCAAGGAATTCTTTCATTAATCTACGCCCACGAAATAGCCTTGACATCACTGTCCCGATTGGACAATTCATAAATGCAGATATTTCTTTATATGAATAATCTTGTAGGTCAGACATAATCACCGCAAGCTTAAACTCGATAGGCAACGAATCCAGAGCCCTACGAACAGGTTCATCTAACAACTCAAGTAAATGTTCATATTCCAACGGCTTATTGGCAACCCCAGGAATACTCGCATCGGGTGCAGTACTCTTTGCAGGTTCATTCCCTAACAACTCAACACGTGTCGGTTCCTTAGCACGTTTTCGGTAATCATTAATAAACGTATTACGCAGGATAGTCAAAAGCCATGCCTTTATATTTGTGCCTTTCTCAAATTGCTCATGGAACCGAAATGCCTTAACCAAAGTACTTTGAGTTAAATCTTGTGCATCTTCACGATTCCGTGTCAACTGATATGCAACACTATAAATCAAATCAATGTATTTAACAACCTCCTGCTCAAATTCAGGAGAGTAACTCGACGTATTTTTTAATTTTTTACTCAAAGACACCTCTTCCTAAAAAAACAATTTATCATTATTGTTAATTTATTTTATGTAAGTTTATCAATTTTGGCTTATTTTAGGCAAATGATACATACCTGTTAACACTCCTCTATTCTCAAAATGCCTCAATGAATTCCAATAAGGTATACTATTTACATCTTGTTTAACAAAAGAAAGAATAAAATATGGTTTTGGACAAAATAATATTTCACAAAAAAGAAGAGATAGAACAACTAAAAAAAGAAAGACCCCTTTCTTTACTACTTGACTTATTAAAGCAGGTAGAACCGCCACGACCATTCGCTGAGGCTCTGCTCAAACCTGAACCATCAATAATTGCCGAAATTAAACGGTATTCACCTTCACGCGGACCTATATGGGAAGATTTAGAGCCATCCGAATTAGCTAAATGCTATGAGAAGGTAGGCGTCTCCGCTATTTCTGTTCTTACTGATAACCGTTTTTTCCACGGAAGCTTAGAAGACTTAAATTTAGCACATCATGCAGTATCAATCCCGTGTCTTAGAAAGGAATTTGTCATCGACGAATATCAACTCTATGAGACAAGGGTTTTTAATGCAGATACAGTCCTATTAATTGTCCGTATACTATCCGATGAACAAATAAAAGATTTTTTATCCCTATCCAGACAACTGGGAATGGAACCATTAGTAGAAGTGCATAATGAACGTGAAGTAGAAAAGGCAATCCGTGCTGGTGCCAAAATAATCGGGATAAATAATCGTGATTTAGATTTGCTAACAATGAACATAGAGACAACCACTCGTTTGAAAAAAATAATTCCAAATGATTATATTGTTGTAAGCGAAAGCGGAATAAGTCACCCCGAAACCATTCGGCAATTTTTTGAATTAGGAATACAAGCCTTTCTTATTGGCGAATCCATTTTACAGAGTAAGAAACCAGAACAGTTTATTCCCTGGCTTTTAGGAAAAGGCAAATATGAAGGTTAAAATTTGTGGCATAACTAATAAAGATGACGCATTAATGGTATGCGATGCAGGTGCAGATGCCATTGGAATTGTCATGGCTCCAGAGGCAAAGGCAAGGCACCGCTATGTACCTTTCGAAGAAGCCATTGAAATATTAGAAGTAATCCCCCCTTTTGTGACTACGGTGGGTGTCATTGTGAACGAACCTATGGAAAGATGGGTTCAATACTTAACTTATTTTGACCTCATACAAATGTGTGGAGAAGAAAAACCCGAAGAAATACCAGTCGGGCAATCTATTATCAAATCTTTCGCAGTAGATGAACAATTTACAATAACGAATATGCTATCTTACAAAGTTCGAGGTTATTTACTTGACGCAAAGATAGGTGAAGCCCACGGTGGCACAGGTAAAACCTGCAATTGGGAGAAAGCACGAGAAGCAGTAGAAACTGGTAAACCTATTATTCTTGCAGGCGGATTAAACATAGATAACGTTGTTAATGCCATTCAAGAAGTTCGTCCCTATGCGGTTGATGTATCCACTGGGGTCGAAGAATATCCAGGAAAGAAGGATGAATATCTTGTCAGAGAATTTATTTACAGAGCCAAAAACGCCCTATCCTGACCATAAAGGCAGATATGGAGAGTTTGGAGGACGGTTTGTCCCCGAAACATTATTTACTGCATTAGAAGAACTGGAACAGGTGTTCCGTTCCGCTCGCGAAGACAAAGAGTTCCAAAAAACATTCCAGAATTATGCCCGTGATTATATCGGCAGACCAACTCCTCTATATTTTGCCCGACGATTATCAGAACATTTAGGAGGGGCTCAAATATATTTTAAACGGGAAGATTTAGCACATACAGGTGCCCATAAAATTAACAATGCATTAGGTCAGTGTTTATTGACAAAACGAATGGGGAAAACTCGTGTGATTGCGGAAACAGGGGCTGGACAACATGGTGTCGCAACTGCTACCGCATCTGCCTTGTTAGGGTTGGACTGCTGTATCTATATGGGCACTGAAGATATGGAACGACAACGACTAAATGTGTTTCGCATGCGACTATTAGGGGCTCAGGTTATAGGCGTCGATGCTGGTAGTAAAACATTAAAGGACGCTATCAATGAAGCCCTGAGAGATTGGTCATTGAATGTAAAGCATACCCATTATGTTTTAGGTACCGTTCATGGACCCCATCCTTTCCCATGGATATGTCGTGAATTTCAAAAGATTATTGGGATAGAAGCCCGACAACAAATCCTTGAGCACGCAGGTAAATTACCCGATATGCTGGTTGCATGCGTAGGTGGTGGTAGCAATGCCATTGGTTTGTTTTACGAGTTTTTAAATGATAAAGATATTGAAATGGTCGGTGTCGAAGCAGGTGGCAAAGCCATTACCCCAGGGTTGCATGCGGCACGTTTTGCAGGTGGAAGCAGAGGAATGCTACATGGTGCTCAAAGCTATGTTTTACAGGATGAGTTCGGTCAAATTGGTAGCACCCATAGCATATCCGCAGGTCTGGATTATGCCAGTGTCGGGCCTGAACATGCGTGGCTTTATTCGTCTGGTAGAGTTAAATATACCTACGCAATGGACAATGAAGCATTGGAGGCGTTCCAGCTATGTGCCCGATTAGAAGGAATAATTCCAGCATTGGAAAGTTCCCATGCAATTGCGTACGTGTTAAAAGAAGCACCACGTAGACCTAAGAACCAGATTATCCTCGTAAACCTCTCCGGTCGGGGTGATAAAGACGTTGAACATGCATCAAAATTTATTAAACTGGATACGTAGAGATATGAACAGAAACAGAATAGAAGAAAGACTAAAAACATTAAAACAAAATAAGGAAAAAACATTCGTAGCCTATATAACTGCAGGTTACCCTTCACCAGATTATTTTGAAACAATTATGCTTGCATTAGATGAAGCTGGTGTGGATATCGTAGAAGTAGGAGTTCCTTTCTCAGACCCAGTCGGAGATGGTCCAGTCATCCAGGATGCGTCTTATCATGCCTTATTAAAAGGAACCACTCCTACAAAGGTATTAGAATGGATTGCCAATGTGCGGGAGAAAACAGAAATCCCTATTCTACTTTTTACCTATTTCAACCCAATTCTTGTCCAGGGAATCCCTCCATTCTTGAAAAAGTCGGCACAAGTTGGAGTAGATGGAATACTTTGTGTAGATTTACCTATAGAAGAATCTGATACCTATAAAACAGAGGCAGAAAAGAACCGTCTATCAACAGTTTTTTTGGTGGCTCCAAATAGCCCCGAAGAACGAATACAACATATCGTTCAAAAATGTTCAGGCTTCGTATACTACGTATCGCGATTAGGTGTTACTGGAGAAAAAGATAACATTGCCAATGACCTTTCTACTTCTGTAGAACGAATAAAGAAATACACCGATTTGCCTGTATTGGTGGGATTTGGCATATCTAAACCGCAACATGCTTCCTTTGTTGCTTCTGTATCTGATGGTGTAATTGTTGGTTCCGCTTTTGTCCGATATTTGAAAGAGCATACAGACAATTCTCAATGGAAAGATGATTTTGTTAAATATGTAAAATCTTTAGTGGATGCCACAAAAAAAGAGAAAGAATCGAAATAAAAAATACCATGCACTTTTCCCCAGATTCAGAAACCTTTGAAGATTTGTATGAAGTATTTCCAAATATTGGAGCAGGTCATTTCGGGTATTGGGGTAAAGATAAACACGGGGAGCCCTGCTATCACATAAATATTGAAAAGATGATGGATACGGATATTTGGCATCTGGTCGGAAATGACCACATCACAGCAACCGCACATGCAAAAGGTTACGTTCAAATATACGCATGGGATAGAGGTCCACAAATTCTTAATTATTACGACCCAGAATACGATATGAAAGGAGGAGGGTATTGTTGGATTTTGTCAAAAAATACAAAACTATGTACTTATCGTAGTGATAACAACCACGATACGGACTTCAGAATAATATGGGGGTGCGGATATGTTCAAAAAATAGTCAAAAACTCTGTCCTATGTGTTGAGGAAACACTCTCTGCTCCACAGGGGAAAGACTCCGTACTTATTCACGAGGTGAAAATACAAAATCTTACAAAAGAAACTCAAGACCTACTTGTGATTCCAATATGGGAACCAAATTGGTTCCCAATCAATCCAGGGCTTATTATGACACCTCCATATAATACATTCTGGAATATGCTTCGTAAAAGAAAAGGAAGAAAAATCCAAAACTCCGCAAGATATATAACAGATAAAGATACAATTATTTTCCAATTCATTGACAAAGAACAAAGGAAAAGAAAAAGTTCATGGAAAGTCTTACCTGTTGATGCCTTCTTTATATCTTCATTAAATACTCAAAACCCAAACCACTTGTTCACAAATAAAAATCACTTGGATACATTTATCCGTTCACTTTGCGAAGAAAAAGGTTTTTCTCAAAAAAGAAAAACATCAGATAATTGTTGCAACCTTTTAAGTTTTGTGGAAGAACGAACATTAAGTGCGGAAACTGAAATCAACGTAAAATATTTAGTCGGCTATGGAACTACTGAGAAAATTGAAGAGTATAAATCAAAATATTCTGTATCAAAAGTCATAACAAAAGATAAACGCTCCATTGCTGTTCATATACCCAAAATAAAAGTCCCTCTTGACAGAGAACTAAGATGGCATTCGTATTACCTCCAAGCAGGATGTGTGTATACAGAGTATTTTAATCGTTATTTTGTTGACCAGGGCTCTGCGTATGGGTTTATTCATGGTGCATCTGGTGCTCCACGGGATTGGGCATTTTTTATTGTTCCTCTTATTTACCTGCGTCCTGACCTTGCACGTGAAATGCTACTTTTATTGGGTCAATTACAGGATGAAAAGACAGGGAAACTGCCTTATGCACTTGTCGGAAATGGAAAAACCACAGGGGCTGGTATACATTCATGGAGTTCAGATTTAGATTTATTCTTTCTTTGGGCTATTTCAGAATATCTGGGAGCAACTTTTGATACAACAATCCTCCATGAAAAAGTTCCCTTCAGAAACACAAGTCCTTCACAAGAAGCAACGTTATTAACACATATCGAAAAAGCATTTTATCACCTAATTCATAGCGTATCCACGGGCAAACATGGATTAATTCGAAGCGGAACAGGTGA from Candidatus Hydrogenedens sp. includes:
- a CDS encoding Gfo/Idh/MocA family oxidoreductase → MKKQNRREFMWNSVASVGISTALLQQRLFAQQADKAKEEAKNISPNEKIYVGLIGCGGIGKVDLSTFFLNPEVDCRVICDIDDAMLADTVKLVEAQRGHKPDTEKDFRKVVERKDVDVILVATPDHWHALPTIYACEAGKDVYCEKPLGKSIDEGRAMLECAKKNNRIIQMGTQWRSGTHYKEAIDFVQSGKLGKIRLVRAWAYLDWVGGIGNPPDSDPPAGVDYDMWLGPAPKRPFNKNRFHFNFRWFWDYAGGLMTDWGVHLLNICLWGMGLETPKRVSSMGGKLVVDDNTETPDTQVAVYEFPNYTLVFEHQMLGGIGPNGKPHGMLFCGSEGTLVIDDSGWELIPEPKKKTLEKMVGEPGKDARPAHVRNFLDCVKSREQPIENIELAHHVSTVAHLGNLAFRTQAEVHWDPVAEKVTNNPKADALVGCEYHNGWKLPYSRRA
- a CDS encoding sigma-70 family RNA polymerase sigma factor, translated to MSKKLKNTSSYSPEFEQEVVKYIDLIYSVAYQLTRNREDAQDLTQSTLVKAFRFHEQFEKGTNIKAWLLTILRNTFINDYRKRAKEPTRVELLGNEPAKSTAPDASIPGVANKPLEYEHLLELLDEPVRRALDSLPIEFKLAVIMSDLQDYSYKEISAFMNCPIGTVMSRLFRGRRLMKEFLEREKQGTLSELSSPNKRRKRHKSTA
- the trpC gene encoding indole-3-glycerol phosphate synthase TrpC; this translates as MVLDKIIFHKKEEIEQLKKERPLSLLLDLLKQVEPPRPFAEALLKPEPSIIAEIKRYSPSRGPIWEDLEPSELAKCYEKVGVSAISVLTDNRFFHGSLEDLNLAHHAVSIPCLRKEFVIDEYQLYETRVFNADTVLLIVRILSDEQIKDFLSLSRQLGMEPLVEVHNEREVEKAIRAGAKIIGINNRDLDLLTMNIETTTRLKKIIPNDYIVVSESGISHPETIRQFFELGIQAFLIGESILQSKKPEQFIPWLLGKGKYEG
- a CDS encoding phosphoribosylanthranilate isomerase, which translates into the protein MKVKICGITNKDDALMVCDAGADAIGIVMAPEAKARHRYVPFEEAIEILEVIPPFVTTVGVIVNEPMERWVQYLTYFDLIQMCGEEKPEEIPVGQSIIKSFAVDEQFTITNMLSYKVRGYLLDAKIGEAHGGTGKTCNWEKAREAVETGKPIILAGGLNIDNVVNAIQEVRPYAVDVSTGVEEYPGKKDEYLVREFIYRAKNALS
- the trpB gene encoding tryptophan synthase subunit beta, giving the protein MNILSENLFTEPKTPYPDHKGRYGEFGGRFVPETLFTALEELEQVFRSAREDKEFQKTFQNYARDYIGRPTPLYFARRLSEHLGGAQIYFKREDLAHTGAHKINNALGQCLLTKRMGKTRVIAETGAGQHGVATATASALLGLDCCIYMGTEDMERQRLNVFRMRLLGAQVIGVDAGSKTLKDAINEALRDWSLNVKHTHYVLGTVHGPHPFPWICREFQKIIGIEARQQILEHAGKLPDMLVACVGGGSNAIGLFYEFLNDKDIEMVGVEAGGKAITPGLHAARFAGGSRGMLHGAQSYVLQDEFGQIGSTHSISAGLDYASVGPEHAWLYSSGRVKYTYAMDNEALEAFQLCARLEGIIPALESSHAIAYVLKEAPRRPKNQIILVNLSGRGDKDVEHASKFIKLDT
- the trpA gene encoding tryptophan synthase subunit alpha; this encodes MHQNLLNWIRRDMNRNRIEERLKTLKQNKEKTFVAYITAGYPSPDYFETIMLALDEAGVDIVEVGVPFSDPVGDGPVIQDASYHALLKGTTPTKVLEWIANVREKTEIPILLFTYFNPILVQGIPPFLKKSAQVGVDGILCVDLPIEESDTYKTEAEKNRLSTVFLVAPNSPEERIQHIVQKCSGFVYYVSRLGVTGEKDNIANDLSTSVERIKKYTDLPVLVGFGISKPQHASFVASVSDGVIVGSAFVRYLKEHTDNSQWKDDFVKYVKSLVDATKKEKESK